The following are encoded in a window of Candidatus Obscuribacterales bacterium genomic DNA:
- the gshB gene encoding glutathione synthase translates to MKFAFIIDPIERLDPGHDTSVALMEAAQQLGHDVWVTTAAELSVAGGQAYATLTPVTLTPVDLVEGRWVAATPWYTLGDRQRLPLTEMAAVFMRTDPPVTIPYLYATYVLDAVDPSQTLVVNSPAGLRAANEKMYALQFTEAIPDTIVSSDKDVIRDFVEQQGAGVLKPLGGKAGEGILFLESSDRNFNSLIEISTQRGQYPVMVQTYLPAAKEGDKRIIVLNGDPIGAVNRIPTGKEFRGNMAVGGRVAAVEITDRELDICRQLAPTLQRDGLFFVGIDIIGGYLTEVNVTSPTGIREIDRLNDVRLGHQVMDWVIHRVKELRSH, encoded by the coding sequence GTGAAGTTTGCATTTATCATCGACCCGATTGAGCGCCTTGATCCGGGCCATGACACCAGCGTGGCGCTCATGGAAGCCGCCCAGCAGTTGGGTCATGACGTATGGGTGACCACGGCGGCAGAGCTCAGCGTGGCGGGTGGGCAAGCCTATGCCACCCTAACCCCGGTAACACTGACCCCCGTGGACTTGGTGGAGGGTCGCTGGGTGGCGGCGACACCGTGGTATACCCTAGGCGATCGCCAGCGTCTGCCGCTCACGGAGATGGCGGCGGTCTTCATGCGCACAGACCCGCCCGTGACCATTCCCTATCTCTACGCCACCTACGTGCTCGATGCGGTGGATCCGAGCCAGACCCTGGTGGTGAATTCCCCGGCAGGGTTGCGGGCCGCCAATGAGAAAATGTATGCCCTGCAGTTCACCGAGGCGATTCCCGACACCATCGTCAGTAGCGATAAAGACGTGATCCGTGACTTTGTGGAACAGCAGGGGGCGGGTGTGCTCAAGCCCTTGGGCGGGAAAGCTGGCGAAGGCATTTTATTTTTGGAATCGAGCGATCGCAACTTCAACTCTCTCATCGAAATCAGCACCCAGCGCGGCCAGTATCCGGTCATGGTGCAAACCTATCTACCTGCGGCCAAAGAGGGCGATAAGCGGATTATTGTGCTGAACGGCGATCCCATTGGCGCAGTCAACCGCATCCCTACCGGCAAAGAATTTCGCGGCAATATGGCTGTGGGCGGTCGGGTGGCGGCGGTAGAGATCACCGATCGCGAGCTGGATATCTGTCGCCAACTGGCTCCTACCCTGCAGCGAGACGGCTTGTTTTTTGTCGGCATTGATATCATCGGCGGCTACTTGACCGAGGTGAATGTCACCAGCCCCACCGGCATTCGAGAAATCGATCGCCTCAATGATGTGCGCCTAGGGCATCAGGTGATGGACTGGGTGATCCATCGAGTTAAAGAGCTGCGATCGCATTAG
- the grxC gene encoding glutaredoxin 3: protein MTATVEIYTWSTCPFCIRAKMLLERKGIDYTEFCIDGDEAARGEMAARAHGRRSLPQIFINDQHVGGCDDLHDLERQGQLDTMLQVA from the coding sequence ATGACTGCAACGGTTGAAATCTATACCTGGAGTACTTGCCCCTTTTGCATTCGGGCCAAGATGTTGCTGGAGCGTAAGGGCATTGACTACACCGAATTCTGTATTGATGGCGACGAAGCTGCGCGGGGCGAGATGGCAGCTCGGGCCCACGGCCGGCGATCGCTCCCCCAAATTTTTATCAACGACCAGCATGTGGGCGGTTGCGATGACCTGCATGACCTCGAACGCCAAGGGCAACTCGATACCATGCTGCAAGTTGCCTAA
- a CDS encoding DUF1611 domain-containing protein: MLTPQHRVAILMHDGIKTGRGKTGISLLRYGQMPVVVVIDHQTAGQSLADWTGIQRPTPIVASVNDALAYQPDVLAIGIAPSGGSLPEPLRQEVRTALSAGLSVVNGLHTSLADDPELQSLLTPSQWIWDVRREPQGLSVGSGQARSLPSRRILAVGTDMAVGKMSAGIELHQAALSTGLRSAFVATGQTGLMLGYGGVALDAVRIDFASGAVEQAVLSQGQDCDLVWIEGQGSFFNPASTATLPLLRGSQPTHLVLVHRAGLTHIHNLPQVLIPPLSSVVQIYEAVAAAGGAFTAPKIVAVALNTFGLTESDARQAIADVQDETQLPCTDVIRFGSAPILDAILATEPAR, encoded by the coding sequence ATGCTCACCCCTCAGCATCGAGTGGCCATCCTGATGCACGACGGCATCAAAACTGGCCGAGGCAAAACCGGCATTTCCCTCCTGCGCTACGGACAAATGCCAGTGGTCGTGGTGATTGACCACCAAACCGCTGGGCAATCCCTAGCAGACTGGACGGGCATTCAACGTCCCACGCCTATCGTCGCCTCGGTCAACGATGCCCTCGCCTATCAGCCCGACGTTTTAGCCATCGGCATTGCTCCCTCTGGGGGAAGCTTACCGGAACCACTGCGTCAAGAAGTGCGGACCGCTCTGTCCGCTGGTCTATCGGTGGTGAATGGCTTACACACCAGCCTGGCGGATGATCCAGAGCTGCAATCGCTACTCACGCCTTCCCAGTGGATTTGGGATGTGCGCCGTGAGCCCCAGGGGTTATCGGTGGGCAGCGGGCAGGCGCGATCGCTCCCCAGCAGGCGAATTCTCGCCGTGGGTACGGATATGGCCGTGGGCAAAATGTCTGCCGGCATTGAACTCCACCAAGCGGCCCTGTCTACGGGATTGCGATCGGCCTTTGTGGCCACCGGGCAAACGGGTCTGATGCTGGGCTATGGCGGCGTGGCTCTAGACGCCGTGCGCATTGACTTTGCCTCAGGTGCTGTGGAGCAGGCGGTGTTGTCCCAGGGGCAAGATTGCGATCTTGTGTGGATTGAAGGCCAGGGCTCTTTCTTTAACCCCGCCTCCACCGCTACCCTGCCGCTGCTGCGGGGCAGCCAGCCCACCCATCTGGTTTTAGTCCACCGCGCTGGTCTCACCCATATTCACAACCTGCCCCAGGTGTTGATTCCGCCCCTATCTAGCGTGGTGCAGATCTACGAAGCGGTGGCAGCGGCGGGCGGAGCGTTTACAGCTCCCAAGATCGTCGCCGTGGCCTTGAATACCTTTGGCTTGACGGAGTCTGATGCCAGACAGGCGATCGCTGATGTGCAGGACGAAACCCAATTGCCCTGTACTGACGTGATTCGGTTTGGCAGCGCTCCGATTTTGGACGCTATTCTGGCCACTGAGCCGGCCCGCTAG
- a CDS encoding dipeptide epimerase — MQIQVDTFTVHKRFALTISRGTTSTSTNLWLRLRADGLEGWGEAAPFSIGDHHQTTEDLTAGLARLAPLLDKRSPFDLMALEQAMDQVALPSAARAALDMARHDWIGKRIGLPIWQLWGGDRHQIPPTSVTIGISSPEAAQQRLQHWLQSAPVGAVKVKLGNAAGLDADQAMFSALQAIAPPGLKWSVDANGGWSLTDALTMSRWLAERGVTYLEQPLDAGQEADLPMLYERSPLPIFVDESCFTSVDIPALADRVHGINIKLMKSGGLTEALRMVHTARACGLQIMLGCYSDSSLSNTAAAQLAPFATHLDLDSHLNLVDDPFMGATLTEGILSPNNQPGLGVERSPLVDLAIA, encoded by the coding sequence ATGCAGATTCAAGTTGATACCTTTACCGTTCATAAACGATTTGCCTTAACTATTAGCCGGGGCACGACCTCTACTTCCACCAATCTATGGCTACGGCTTAGGGCCGATGGACTAGAGGGTTGGGGGGAGGCCGCACCGTTTTCCATCGGTGACCATCACCAAACTACGGAGGACTTAACGGCCGGGCTAGCCCGACTGGCTCCCCTCCTAGACAAGCGATCGCCCTTTGATCTCATGGCTTTGGAGCAGGCGATGGATCAAGTTGCTCTGCCTTCGGCGGCCCGAGCGGCCCTGGATATGGCTCGCCATGACTGGATCGGCAAGCGCATCGGTCTACCGATTTGGCAACTTTGGGGAGGCGATCGCCATCAGATTCCCCCTACCTCTGTCACCATTGGCATCAGCAGCCCGGAGGCGGCCCAGCAGCGATTGCAGCATTGGCTACAGTCTGCGCCGGTGGGGGCCGTTAAGGTCAAATTGGGCAACGCTGCAGGACTTGATGCTGATCAGGCGATGTTCTCTGCCCTACAGGCGATCGCCCCTCCAGGTCTAAAGTGGAGCGTCGATGCCAACGGCGGCTGGAGCTTGACCGATGCGTTGACCATGAGCCGATGGCTGGCGGAACGAGGCGTCACCTACCTGGAGCAACCCCTGGATGCCGGACAGGAGGCTGACTTACCGATGCTCTACGAGCGATCGCCCTTGCCCATTTTTGTAGACGAAAGCTGCTTCACCAGTGTCGATATTCCTGCCCTTGCCGATCGGGTGCATGGGATCAACATCAAGCTGATGAAGTCAGGCGGTCTCACCGAAGCTCTGCGCATGGTGCATACCGCCCGAGCCTGTGGTCTACAGATTATGCTGGGCTGCTATTCCGACAGCAGTTTATCCAACACCGCCGCCGCCCAACTGGCCCCCTTTGCCACCCATTTAGATTTAGATAGCCATCTCAATCTTGTGGATGATCCCTTTATGGGTGCAACCCTTACGGAGGGAATCCTCAGCCCCAATAATCAGCCAGGCCTAGGGGTGGAGCGATCGCCCCTTGTGGATCTAGCGATCGCCTAA
- a CDS encoding HetZ-related protein 2: protein MPLAEELMQSWRSRLEADCSDQPPASRESIIRWLFGADLERFDSFGREDLAIAQQAMDYRYRILQQRYLRVHQAQAYKQLLQRLGSLFLIRSKIRTWVALSRDRHRTVMDVLQEVIQEMIQSDRYMGQQMRWISECTPSSRLRNALMLASVEEYCLRPIRNQPLLVYRFVNYLRRSQRAGMTQVPSGDLIRLVSEEITPDDSDNPVSLLDNQAIADYQDQQVWTEQQVLRDQVKHQFADYLREQVDPLAAQWLELYLEGQSQEAIATMLKVPIKQIYRLREKISYHAVRVFGLKHNPDMVMAWLGTSLKEHSLGLTPEQWTIYWDDLSPTQRRLLELLKADQTTEAIAKALNLRTNQVVGEWSKLYLKAQELRASG, encoded by the coding sequence ATGCCATTGGCTGAGGAATTGATGCAAAGCTGGCGATCGCGCCTCGAAGCCGATTGTTCAGACCAGCCCCCTGCTAGCCGAGAAAGCATTATCCGGTGGCTCTTTGGTGCTGATTTAGAACGGTTTGATTCGTTCGGTCGTGAGGATCTGGCTATTGCTCAGCAGGCCATGGATTATCGCTACCGGATCTTGCAGCAGCGCTATCTACGGGTACACCAGGCGCAGGCCTACAAGCAACTGCTACAGCGCCTGGGCAGCCTATTCCTGATTCGCAGCAAAATTCGCACCTGGGTGGCCCTGTCCCGCGATCGCCACCGAACAGTCATGGATGTGCTGCAGGAAGTCATCCAAGAAATGATCCAAAGCGATCGCTACATGGGTCAGCAGATGCGCTGGATCTCAGAATGCACCCCCAGTTCTCGTCTGCGCAATGCCTTAATGTTGGCCAGCGTTGAAGAATATTGCCTGCGGCCCATTCGCAATCAACCCCTGCTGGTCTACCGGTTTGTGAACTATCTGCGGCGATCCCAGCGGGCCGGGATGACCCAAGTGCCGTCGGGAGACTTGATCCGTCTGGTGTCAGAAGAGATCACGCCCGATGATTCTGACAATCCAGTCAGCTTACTGGATAACCAAGCGATCGCCGACTATCAAGATCAGCAGGTTTGGACGGAACAACAGGTGCTTCGGGATCAGGTCAAACATCAGTTTGCCGACTATCTGCGAGAACAGGTGGATCCCTTAGCAGCTCAATGGTTAGAACTCTACCTAGAAGGACAGTCCCAGGAAGCGATCGCAACCATGCTGAAGGTGCCCATCAAGCAAATCTATCGCCTCCGAGAAAAAATTAGCTATCATGCCGTGCGGGTGTTTGGGCTCAAGCACAACCCCGATATGGTCATGGCTTGGCTGGGCACATCTCTCAAGGAGCATAGTTTAGGTTTAACGCCAGAACAATGGACAATCTACTGGGATGACCTGTCACCCACCCAGCGCCGTCTGCTAGAACTATTAAAAGCCGATCAAACCACAGAAGCGATCGCGAAAGCCTTGAATCTACGCACCAATCAAGTGGTGGGAGAATGGAGCAAGCTGTACCTCAAAGCTCAGGAACTGCGCGCCAGCGGCTAG